The Lepisosteus oculatus isolate fLepOcu1 chromosome 4, fLepOcu1.hap2, whole genome shotgun sequence genome window below encodes:
- the LOC102697293 gene encoding sodium- and chloride-dependent creatine transporter 1 isoform X2: protein MEDPSPGGSVALPGEEEEQAVVTPLVDPAPGEGGAGGGPGGAERETWARQMDFIMSCVGFAVGLGNVWRFPYLCYKNGGGVFLIPYMLIVFIGGVPVFFLEIALGQFMKKGGASAWNIAPLFKGLGLASMVIVFFCNTYYIMILVWGLYYLLHSFTDPLPWATCGHPWNTANCTQVFRGQGSCANRSAPPDLNLSLLLPLPPNSSCEEMEGRRSPIIEFWEHKVLRLSGGLDEPGQINGQMTLCLLATWVIVYFCVWKGVKSAGKVVYFTALFPYLVLVVLLAHGVTLPGALDGIIYYLRPDWSKLGEAQVWIDAGTQIFFSYAIGLGALTALGSYNRFHNNCYQDAYVLALINSGTSFFAGFVVFSVLGFMAAEQGVDISRVAESGPGLAFIAYPKAVTLMPLAPVWAALFFLMLLILGLDSQFVGVEGFITGILDMLPGSLAGSVRREVVVAICCLTCFVIDLSMVTEGGMYVFQLFDYYSASGITLLWQAFWECVVVAWVYGADRFMDDVARMIGYRPLPFMKWCWSYITPCLCVGIFLFHVVNHRPLSYSSSYVYPWWGEALGWALALSSMLCIPLSVLYKLLHCKGSLREVCPLCVPPACLCTCLSLYLCVPPACLCTCLSLYLCVPPACLCTCLSLYLCVPPACLCTCVPPACLCTCLSLYLCVPPACLCTCLSLYLCVPPACLCTCVPPVCLHTCVPPVCLCICMCPLSVSVPVCVPCLSLYRSVSVPVCPLSVCVPVCLCTCVCPLCVPPVCAPCLSVYLCVSVPVCAPCLSVYLCATCLSPYLCATCVCPLSLYLCAPCLSVYLCATCLSPYLCSTCVCPLSVSVPVCHQCVICVLLVTCMSLCLSF from the exons GCGTGTTTCTGATCCCCTATATGCTGATCGTGTTCATCGGAGGGGTACCTGTGTTCTTCCTGGAGATCGCCCTGGGGCAGTTCATGAAGAAAGGAGGGGCCTCCGCCTGGAACATCGCTCCCCTCTTCAAAG gGCTGGGCCTGGCCTCTATGGTGATCGTCTTTTTCTGCAACACCTACTACATCATGATCCTGGTGTGGGGTCTGTATTACCTGCTGCACTCCTTCACAGACCCCCTGCCCTGGGCCACCTGCGGCCACCCCTGGAACACCGCCAACTGCACCCAGGTCTTCCGAGGACAGGGGTCCTGTGCCAACCGCTCGGCACCGCCCGACCTCAACCTGTCCCTCCTGCTGCCCCTCCCTCCCAACTCCAGCTGCGAGGAGATGGAGGGCCGGCGCTCTCCCATCATCGAGTTCTGGGA acaCAAGGTGCTGCGCTTGTCAGGGGGCCTGGACGAGCCAGGCCAGATTAACGGCCAGATGACACTCTGCCTGCTGGCCACCTGGGTCATCGTCTATTTCTGTGTGTGGAAGGGAGTGAAGTCTGCAGGCAAG GTGGTGTATTTCACAGCTCTGTTCCCCTACCTGGTGCTGGTGGTGCTCTTGGCTCACGGCGTGACCCTGCCCGGAGCTCTGGACGGCATCATCTACTACCTGAGACCAGACTGGTCCAAACTGGGGGAGGCGCAG GTGTGGATCGACGCCGGAACTCAGATCTTCTTCTCTTACGCCATCGGCCTGGGCGCCCTGACTGCACTGGGCAGTTACAACCGCTTCCACAACAACTGCTACCA GGATGCCTATGTCCTGGCCCTGATCAACAGCGGCACCAGTTTCTTCGCGGGCTTCGTGGTCTTCTCCGTGCTGGGCTTCATGGCCGCCGAGCAGGGCGTCGACATCTCCAGGGTGGCGGAGTCTG gtccAGGCCTGGCCTTCATTGCCTACCCGAAGGCAGTGACCCTGATGCCCCTGGCACCCGTCTGGGCGGCTCTCTTCTTCTTGATGCTGCTCATCCTGGGGCTGGACAGCCAG TTCGTCGGAGTGGAGGGGTTCATCACTGGGATTCTGGACATGCTGCCCGGATCGCTGGCGGGGTCTGTCCGGCGTGAGGTTGTCGTGGCGATCTGCTGCCTCACCTGCTTCGTCATTGACCTCTCCATGGTGACCGAG gGGGGGATGTATGTGTTCCAGCTGTTTGATTACTACTCCGCCAGCGGGATCACGCTTCTGTGGCAGGCCTTCTGGGAGTGTGTCGTGGTGGCCTGGGTCTATG GGGCTGACCGCTTCATGGACGACGTGGCGCGGATGATTGGGTATCGCCCACTACCCTTCATGAAGTGGTGCTGGTCCTACATCACCCCTTGCCTGTGTGTG GGGATCTTCCTGTTCCATGTGGTGAACCACCGCCCCCTGTCCTACAGCTCGTCCTACGTGTACCCCTGGTGGGGCGAGGCTCTGGGCTGGGCCCTGGCTCTGTCCTCCATGCTCTGCATCCCGCTCAGCGTGCTCTACAAACTGCTGCACTGCAAGGGCTCCCTGAGAGAGGTCTGTCCC ctgtgtgtgccccctgcctgtctgtgtacctgtctgtctctgtacctgtgtgtgccccctgcctgtctgtgtacctgtctgtctctgtacctgtgtgtgccccctgcctgtctgtgtacctgtctgtctctgtacctgtgtgtgccccctgcctgtctgtgtacctgtgtgccccctgcctgtctgtgtacctgtctgtctctgtacctgtgtgtgccccctgcctgtctgtgtacctgtctgtctctgtacctgtgtgtgccccctgcctgtctgtgtaCCTGTGTGCCACCTGTCTGTCTCCATACCTGTGTGCCCCCTGTATGTCTCTGTATCTGTATGtgccccctgtctgtctctgtacctgtgtgtgtcccctgtctgtctctgtaccGATCTGTCTCTGTACCTGTGtgccccctgtctgtctgtgtacctgtgtgtctctgtacctgtgtgtgcCCCCTGTGTGTGCCCCCTGTGTGtgccccctgtctgtctgtgtacctgtgtgtctctgtacctgtgtgtgccccctgcctgtctgtgtaCCTGTGTGCCACCTGTCTGTCTCCATACCTGTGTGCCACCTGTGTGTGCCCTCTGTCTCTGTACCTGTGtgccccctgtctgtctgtgtaccTGTGTGCCACCTGTCTGTCTCCATACCTGTGTTCCACCTGTGTGtgccccctgtctgtctctgtaccTGTGTGTCACCAGTGTGTCATCTGTGTGCTTCTTGTGACCTGTATGTCTTTGTGCCTGTCTTTCTGA
- the LOC102697293 gene encoding sodium- and chloride-dependent creatine transporter 1 isoform X1, giving the protein MEDPSPAGGSVALPGEEEEQAVVTPLVDPAPGEGGAGGGPGGAERETWARQMDFIMSCVGFAVGLGNVWRFPYLCYKNGGGVFLIPYMLIVFIGGVPVFFLEIALGQFMKKGGASAWNIAPLFKGLGLASMVIVFFCNTYYIMILVWGLYYLLHSFTDPLPWATCGHPWNTANCTQVFRGQGSCANRSAPPDLNLSLLLPLPPNSSCEEMEGRRSPIIEFWEHKVLRLSGGLDEPGQINGQMTLCLLATWVIVYFCVWKGVKSAGKVVYFTALFPYLVLVVLLAHGVTLPGALDGIIYYLRPDWSKLGEAQVWIDAGTQIFFSYAIGLGALTALGSYNRFHNNCYQDAYVLALINSGTSFFAGFVVFSVLGFMAAEQGVDISRVAESGPGLAFIAYPKAVTLMPLAPVWAALFFLMLLILGLDSQFVGVEGFITGILDMLPGSLAGSVRREVVVAICCLTCFVIDLSMVTEGGMYVFQLFDYYSASGITLLWQAFWECVVVAWVYGADRFMDDVARMIGYRPLPFMKWCWSYITPCLCVGIFLFHVVNHRPLSYSSSYVYPWWGEALGWALALSSMLCIPLSVLYKLLHCKGSLREVCPLCVPPACLCTCLSLYLCVPPACLCTCLSLYLCVPPACLCTCLSLYLCVPPACLCTCVPPACLCTCLSLYLCVPPACLCTCLSLYLCVPPACLCTCVPPVCLHTCVPPVCLCICMCPLSVSVPVCVPCLSLYRSVSVPVCPLSVCVPVCLCTCVCPLCVPPVCAPCLSVYLCVSVPVCAPCLSVYLCATCLSPYLCATCVCPLSLYLCAPCLSVYLCATCLSPYLCSTCVCPLSVSVPVCHQCVICVLLVTCMSLCLSF; this is encoded by the exons GCGTGTTTCTGATCCCCTATATGCTGATCGTGTTCATCGGAGGGGTACCTGTGTTCTTCCTGGAGATCGCCCTGGGGCAGTTCATGAAGAAAGGAGGGGCCTCCGCCTGGAACATCGCTCCCCTCTTCAAAG gGCTGGGCCTGGCCTCTATGGTGATCGTCTTTTTCTGCAACACCTACTACATCATGATCCTGGTGTGGGGTCTGTATTACCTGCTGCACTCCTTCACAGACCCCCTGCCCTGGGCCACCTGCGGCCACCCCTGGAACACCGCCAACTGCACCCAGGTCTTCCGAGGACAGGGGTCCTGTGCCAACCGCTCGGCACCGCCCGACCTCAACCTGTCCCTCCTGCTGCCCCTCCCTCCCAACTCCAGCTGCGAGGAGATGGAGGGCCGGCGCTCTCCCATCATCGAGTTCTGGGA acaCAAGGTGCTGCGCTTGTCAGGGGGCCTGGACGAGCCAGGCCAGATTAACGGCCAGATGACACTCTGCCTGCTGGCCACCTGGGTCATCGTCTATTTCTGTGTGTGGAAGGGAGTGAAGTCTGCAGGCAAG GTGGTGTATTTCACAGCTCTGTTCCCCTACCTGGTGCTGGTGGTGCTCTTGGCTCACGGCGTGACCCTGCCCGGAGCTCTGGACGGCATCATCTACTACCTGAGACCAGACTGGTCCAAACTGGGGGAGGCGCAG GTGTGGATCGACGCCGGAACTCAGATCTTCTTCTCTTACGCCATCGGCCTGGGCGCCCTGACTGCACTGGGCAGTTACAACCGCTTCCACAACAACTGCTACCA GGATGCCTATGTCCTGGCCCTGATCAACAGCGGCACCAGTTTCTTCGCGGGCTTCGTGGTCTTCTCCGTGCTGGGCTTCATGGCCGCCGAGCAGGGCGTCGACATCTCCAGGGTGGCGGAGTCTG gtccAGGCCTGGCCTTCATTGCCTACCCGAAGGCAGTGACCCTGATGCCCCTGGCACCCGTCTGGGCGGCTCTCTTCTTCTTGATGCTGCTCATCCTGGGGCTGGACAGCCAG TTCGTCGGAGTGGAGGGGTTCATCACTGGGATTCTGGACATGCTGCCCGGATCGCTGGCGGGGTCTGTCCGGCGTGAGGTTGTCGTGGCGATCTGCTGCCTCACCTGCTTCGTCATTGACCTCTCCATGGTGACCGAG gGGGGGATGTATGTGTTCCAGCTGTTTGATTACTACTCCGCCAGCGGGATCACGCTTCTGTGGCAGGCCTTCTGGGAGTGTGTCGTGGTGGCCTGGGTCTATG GGGCTGACCGCTTCATGGACGACGTGGCGCGGATGATTGGGTATCGCCCACTACCCTTCATGAAGTGGTGCTGGTCCTACATCACCCCTTGCCTGTGTGTG GGGATCTTCCTGTTCCATGTGGTGAACCACCGCCCCCTGTCCTACAGCTCGTCCTACGTGTACCCCTGGTGGGGCGAGGCTCTGGGCTGGGCCCTGGCTCTGTCCTCCATGCTCTGCATCCCGCTCAGCGTGCTCTACAAACTGCTGCACTGCAAGGGCTCCCTGAGAGAGGTCTGTCCC ctgtgtgtgccccctgcctgtctgtgtacctgtctgtctctgtacctgtgtgtgccccctgcctgtctgtgtacctgtctgtctctgtacctgtgtgtgccccctgcctgtctgtgtacctgtctgtctctgtacctgtgtgtgccccctgcctgtctgtgtacctgtgtgccccctgcctgtctgtgtacctgtctgtctctgtacctgtgtgtgccccctgcctgtctgtgtacctgtctgtctctgtacctgtgtgtgccccctgcctgtctgtgtaCCTGTGTGCCACCTGTCTGTCTCCATACCTGTGTGCCCCCTGTATGTCTCTGTATCTGTATGtgccccctgtctgtctctgtacctgtgtgtgtcccctgtctgtctctgtaccGATCTGTCTCTGTACCTGTGtgccccctgtctgtctgtgtacctgtgtgtctctgtacctgtgtgtgcCCCCTGTGTGTGCCCCCTGTGTGtgccccctgtctgtctgtgtacctgtgtgtctctgtacctgtgtgtgccccctgcctgtctgtgtaCCTGTGTGCCACCTGTCTGTCTCCATACCTGTGTGCCACCTGTGTGTGCCCTCTGTCTCTGTACCTGTGtgccccctgtctgtctgtgtaccTGTGTGCCACCTGTCTGTCTCCATACCTGTGTTCCACCTGTGTGtgccccctgtctgtctctgtaccTGTGTGTCACCAGTGTGTCATCTGTGTGCTTCTTGTGACCTGTATGTCTTTGTGCCTGTCTTTCTGA
- the LOC102697293 gene encoding sodium- and chloride-dependent creatine transporter 1 isoform X3: MEDPSPAGGSVALPGEEEEQAVVTPLVDPAPGEGGAGGGPGGAERETWARQMDFIMSCVGFAVGLGNVWRFPYLCYKNGGGVFLIPYMLIVFIGGVPVFFLEIALGQFMKKGGASAWNIAPLFKDPLPWATCGHPWNTANCTQVFRGQGSCANRSAPPDLNLSLLLPLPPNSSCEEMEGRRSPIIEFWEHKVLRLSGGLDEPGQINGQMTLCLLATWVIVYFCVWKGVKSAGKVVYFTALFPYLVLVVLLAHGVTLPGALDGIIYYLRPDWSKLGEAQVWIDAGTQIFFSYAIGLGALTALGSYNRFHNNCYQDAYVLALINSGTSFFAGFVVFSVLGFMAAEQGVDISRVAESGPGLAFIAYPKAVTLMPLAPVWAALFFLMLLILGLDSQFVGVEGFITGILDMLPGSLAGSVRREVVVAICCLTCFVIDLSMVTEGGMYVFQLFDYYSASGITLLWQAFWECVVVAWVYGADRFMDDVARMIGYRPLPFMKWCWSYITPCLCVGIFLFHVVNHRPLSYSSSYVYPWWGEALGWALALSSMLCIPLSVLYKLLHCKGSLREVCPLCVPPACLCTCLSLYLCVPPACLCTCLSLYLCVPPACLCTCLSLYLCVPPACLCTCVPPACLCTCLSLYLCVPPACLCTCLSLYLCVPPACLCTCVPPVCLHTCVPPVCLCICMCPLSVSVPVCVPCLSLYRSVSVPVCPLSVCVPVCLCTCVCPLCVPPVCAPCLSVYLCVSVPVCAPCLSVYLCATCLSPYLCATCVCPLSLYLCAPCLSVYLCATCLSPYLCSTCVCPLSVSVPVCHQCVICVLLVTCMSLCLSF; this comes from the exons GCGTGTTTCTGATCCCCTATATGCTGATCGTGTTCATCGGAGGGGTACCTGTGTTCTTCCTGGAGATCGCCCTGGGGCAGTTCATGAAGAAAGGAGGGGCCTCCGCCTGGAACATCGCTCCCCTCTTCAAAG ACCCCCTGCCCTGGGCCACCTGCGGCCACCCCTGGAACACCGCCAACTGCACCCAGGTCTTCCGAGGACAGGGGTCCTGTGCCAACCGCTCGGCACCGCCCGACCTCAACCTGTCCCTCCTGCTGCCCCTCCCTCCCAACTCCAGCTGCGAGGAGATGGAGGGCCGGCGCTCTCCCATCATCGAGTTCTGGGA acaCAAGGTGCTGCGCTTGTCAGGGGGCCTGGACGAGCCAGGCCAGATTAACGGCCAGATGACACTCTGCCTGCTGGCCACCTGGGTCATCGTCTATTTCTGTGTGTGGAAGGGAGTGAAGTCTGCAGGCAAG GTGGTGTATTTCACAGCTCTGTTCCCCTACCTGGTGCTGGTGGTGCTCTTGGCTCACGGCGTGACCCTGCCCGGAGCTCTGGACGGCATCATCTACTACCTGAGACCAGACTGGTCCAAACTGGGGGAGGCGCAG GTGTGGATCGACGCCGGAACTCAGATCTTCTTCTCTTACGCCATCGGCCTGGGCGCCCTGACTGCACTGGGCAGTTACAACCGCTTCCACAACAACTGCTACCA GGATGCCTATGTCCTGGCCCTGATCAACAGCGGCACCAGTTTCTTCGCGGGCTTCGTGGTCTTCTCCGTGCTGGGCTTCATGGCCGCCGAGCAGGGCGTCGACATCTCCAGGGTGGCGGAGTCTG gtccAGGCCTGGCCTTCATTGCCTACCCGAAGGCAGTGACCCTGATGCCCCTGGCACCCGTCTGGGCGGCTCTCTTCTTCTTGATGCTGCTCATCCTGGGGCTGGACAGCCAG TTCGTCGGAGTGGAGGGGTTCATCACTGGGATTCTGGACATGCTGCCCGGATCGCTGGCGGGGTCTGTCCGGCGTGAGGTTGTCGTGGCGATCTGCTGCCTCACCTGCTTCGTCATTGACCTCTCCATGGTGACCGAG gGGGGGATGTATGTGTTCCAGCTGTTTGATTACTACTCCGCCAGCGGGATCACGCTTCTGTGGCAGGCCTTCTGGGAGTGTGTCGTGGTGGCCTGGGTCTATG GGGCTGACCGCTTCATGGACGACGTGGCGCGGATGATTGGGTATCGCCCACTACCCTTCATGAAGTGGTGCTGGTCCTACATCACCCCTTGCCTGTGTGTG GGGATCTTCCTGTTCCATGTGGTGAACCACCGCCCCCTGTCCTACAGCTCGTCCTACGTGTACCCCTGGTGGGGCGAGGCTCTGGGCTGGGCCCTGGCTCTGTCCTCCATGCTCTGCATCCCGCTCAGCGTGCTCTACAAACTGCTGCACTGCAAGGGCTCCCTGAGAGAGGTCTGTCCC ctgtgtgtgccccctgcctgtctgtgtacctgtctgtctctgtacctgtgtgtgccccctgcctgtctgtgtacctgtctgtctctgtacctgtgtgtgccccctgcctgtctgtgtacctgtctgtctctgtacctgtgtgtgccccctgcctgtctgtgtacctgtgtgccccctgcctgtctgtgtacctgtctgtctctgtacctgtgtgtgccccctgcctgtctgtgtacctgtctgtctctgtacctgtgtgtgccccctgcctgtctgtgtaCCTGTGTGCCACCTGTCTGTCTCCATACCTGTGTGCCCCCTGTATGTCTCTGTATCTGTATGtgccccctgtctgtctctgtacctgtgtgtgtcccctgtctgtctctgtaccGATCTGTCTCTGTACCTGTGtgccccctgtctgtctgtgtacctgtgtgtctctgtacctgtgtgtgcCCCCTGTGTGTGCCCCCTGTGTGtgccccctgtctgtctgtgtacctgtgtgtctctgtacctgtgtgtgccccctgcctgtctgtgtaCCTGTGTGCCACCTGTCTGTCTCCATACCTGTGTGCCACCTGTGTGTGCCCTCTGTCTCTGTACCTGTGtgccccctgtctgtctgtgtaccTGTGTGCCACCTGTCTGTCTCCATACCTGTGTTCCACCTGTGTGtgccccctgtctgtctctgtaccTGTGTGTCACCAGTGTGTCATCTGTGTGCTTCTTGTGACCTGTATGTCTTTGTGCCTGTCTTTCTGA